The region TGTATATTaacttatttgtgttttgtttgttttgcaagGACACAGTCACAACTGTTCAGTGAAATACAAAGAAACCATACAAAATCATTCGTCTGGTAAATGGCCATCAACATTTTGgagtggagggttagggtatgGGGTAGCTCAGGCTGTTACACAAAGTGTAGGGGTGTGGGGTTGGCATAGGGTAGCCAGTTTCCATGGAACACTGGACCATAAATATATGATCCTTTGCTTGACAAagtaaaaatgtatttccaatTTGCCAGCAGTTCATTATATGAGGCCACTTACATTTCATTAAGTCTGGTGTTATTCTTGTTTAATACCTTCAAACATTACTGATCTCACTATTAAAGGTCCACATTAGGCACAACACTATTGCAGTGTATACTattttgtgatacaattttcCAATTGTAATGATTTCAAATGAAATTAAGTAAGTTATGAGTATACTAAATAGACCAAAAATAACCCTATACATTTATGTGGTAAGTATTAAATTAATTCAGGCTGAAAGGCgtgtttttctttgtctttttttaaagCCATTGTGGCATGAGAACCGTCACCTGCTGCTTTTGGTGTGTACAGTTAGTTTGACCATGGTCCAGGACTTCTGGCTATTACCCCTATCCACCACCATTACCCCACATATCTGGAACGCTTATTCAAAATATTCCTTTACCAATAGAGAAAGGTAAAGCCACACAAGCCACTATTTGTATTCACCCTTTTCTTTCCAGCGGAGCCGAGCTGTCATTGTCAGGACAAGGTGCAGCAGATCGTTCAGTCAGAGACTGTTGCCTGTTTACTTCCACATACAAGTGGACACAAGAAAGAAAATGCAGATGAGGGCTCCTGGAGTCATTCCACAGAAAGCTGAGGTCAATGCTGCTGTCTCTGTGTCCATTGCTGAAGCAGCCAATAGGAAGATCCACACAGATAACTCCCAggcctttcttcctctctcactaTTTCACTAATTTGCATTCTACTTTTTTCCATATTTTCATGTATCCCCTTCTTCCTTGATTATGCACTGTTACCCTGAGTGTCTAAGCTGATGTGGTCCAAAAGCTTTTCTGGTGTATGGATGGTTTTAGATAGATTTTAAGCGGCAACTGGGATTTTTAGATaaattgtttcttttttttgttgcaaatGGGTATGTCATTTGCAGTTAATTGAGTCAGTTGTGCAAGTTCTTGGGTCTTTGCAaggaaaggttttttttttttcaaaaagtcTGTTTCAGTTGttagcttttatttatttatgtatatgttCTTGTACTCAATTTATGTTATTTggaattataatttaaatatctttgtatatattatttattttggtagTGCCTACTTCCATCTGtcttaaattatatatataaaaaaaagtttaaatgataataAACAAGAAATATCTTTAAGTATGAACGATTTATCTGATTAAAAGTTAAGATAATAATTTGCTTAATAAAACGTTCGAATATCCTATTCTTACTTAATTTGAATAATACAAATAGGCTACATAGGGAATCTTAATTAGCAACACTTTAAAACGCAACTAAATCTTTTTCATTATGTTGATTACGTTTTTCGAGTAGGCCTATGGTCTTTTGAATAAACGTTGTAGGACTGTATATTTCAAAAAGGCCTATAGTTGTATGAGCGATTAGGCCTAGAGCCTTGCAAAATAAATATCACTCATGTACAGTAATGAATGTAAGGACTGGCTAGGCCTTCTAACTCCCTTAAACAAGACCAAGATCTGCACCGCGAATAGCTTCCCCTAACGATTCAGACATTTTAAGGCATAGCCTATAGACAACAGATAGCCTAACTTATAACATTTTCCCcaaaaaatcaaaaatatttGACTACCTACTTTTTTCCCATCGGCGTTGTTAAAGGAACGTCTATTGTTTAGGATAAATGGCAAAGCATGGAAGACTTGAAAATTGGCAAAAGGTCTAATAGTCTTTATATGTTGCTAAATGCCAACGGTCTTAGATAATTGAATGAAGCATTTTATGAAGCATTCAAATACAACCGTCTTCACACATATTTCTGGCCAGTTTTACTTCAAATGCTTTAAGCAATCCTATGTGTGCCTATATTGGCTCTTGGGCCCCACACTGCAAACATTCACTTGTGTCTAAAGCCCTAGTTATTACTCGGACCCGCGCAGCGCTGATTCGGGCTCCTGGCTACAAGTCACGTGCTATCAGAGATCCCCATATGCTAGATATTGAATTATAGGCCTTTAAATTATATTACTTTAAAGATATTTGGATTGTTACTCGATTATTTTGGGAAGGTTGTATTTGCAAGTTAATTCGGAGTTAATTAATTACAGTGTTAAGCCTATGTAAATACTaatattgtataatatatagcctaaaataattatacattttattatattacCTTTCAATGTACATCATTTTGTCTTACATGCTTTCGACATTGACGGTCATATTAAGAGGTTCGGTTAACCAAAAATATCGGCATATAAATGTTGTTGAATAAGAGCGAGGACCAGCTACCCGCCTGATCCCGGGGCCTAGTGGACCCGGGCCCAGCGGTTATCAGCGGCTGGTTCCCGGGGTCTGGTCGACCCGGGCCCGCCACTGATCAGCGGCCGGTTGCTGGGGCCTGGTGGACCCGGCCCCGGCGGTGATCAGGGGCTGGTTCCCGGGGCCTCGCGGACCCGGGCCCGGCGGACTGACGGTGATCAGGCTGGTTATTCTGCACTGCTTGTGACTTTGAGAAATAAACTGCGGCTGCTTAGATCGCTCTGTTGAAGACAGATAAATCCCCAATTAAAAGGGACGCCGGTTTCGTAGGTCTAGTGACAATTGGGCAACAATAAATATCTATTTGAACGATGATAAATGTTATGTTGGGCCAAAAATAGACACAAATATTGGGTTGGCGAATAATTATCCCTTGGTGGATTCGATTTGCTAAACAGATTAAAACACAATGTTAATCTCAATCCTAATTGTACAGACTCATTAGGCTATGTGACACAATGCGTAGAACATTTTAATTGagatttaaaatgcatcacatTGGCGCAAATTCGCGCCCGAACTTAAATCTTATGAAGGGAGGTTTTCCCTTACAGCTTACAACCAACGTCAGCAGAAGACTAACACCGTCAGTAGAAGACTAACACCGTCAGTAGAAGACCACCACCGTCAGTAGAAGACAAACACCGTCAGCAGAAGACCACCACCCTCCGTAGAAGACTAACACCGTCAGTAGAAGACTAACACCGTCAGCAGAAGACCACCACCGTCAGTATAACACCGTCAGTAGAAGACCACCACCGTCAGTATAACACCGTCAGCAGAAGATCACCACCgtcagtaggcctataacacCGTCAGTAGAAGACCACCACCGTCAGTATAACACCGTCAGTATAACACCGTCAGTAGAAGACCGACAGTAGAAGACCACCCCCGTCAGTAAAGAGTCTATCTAGACACCACCGACTAGGGGACGCAGACAGTAGAGGTAGGCCTACAATAGGCTGTTGACCGCACGGTTCCAATGCGCAGCAGAAACGGACGTCTTTGGGTTTTAGCATATCAGTTCAGTCATAGAAACATTCACACCTGGCAGTGTTGTTTAACGGATTCAAAACAAAAACTATAGGCTACATGTTTGCAACAAAATACATGTCCCACTAAAAACAGCGGAACGCTTACTATAGGGCCTACTTAAATATCAATGCTGGTATTTTGATACAATGATCCTTTGAACAGGTTGCAtggtgtggaggtgtccctgtaGTCCCGCTAGTCGCTGTCCGACTTGTCCTCCCTGGAGGCCGAGGCGTGGTTATAAAGTCCCTGCGCCATCAGCTGAGCGCCCAGCGAGTTCTTATTCCCGGAGGCCTTCTTTATTTTTGCCCTTTTGTTTTGAAACCAGATTTTAATCTGGGATTCGTTCAGTCCAAGTTCTCCGGCCAGACTCTGCCTCCTCTGCTCGGTCAGGTATCTGTTGGTCTGGAACTCCGTCTTCAGCCTCTGCAGCTGCTCTGCCGTGAAGGCCGTCCTGGGCCGCTTGTCGTCCTTGCTCGGCGTCGCCGTGTTCTTTGGTTTCCGTGATCTGGGCCCTTGGGTCGTACAAAATAACATACAAATAACTTTAATGCTGGAGCTTTTTTCACCCAATCATTTTACCAAATTGGACCATTTAACCACATTTGACCAAATCACAACCAATATGAACTCGGACAGAAACGTTGACGTTATAggcatagtaggcctactcgttTAATTGTAGTAAGCTATAGAACGGAAGGAGCACACTTTGAAGTTACTTTAACCAAGCCTAACATTGTAGCGCCATGCCTAATGCGAAAGGGCCTTTTATCCAGGACCACATTTAAAGACCTTTAAAATAAGGACTATTGTGTGGAGGAGTGTGGGGGATGTGGTGTTGGCGGGAGGGATGGGGGTTTTCCGCTTATTCCTCTCCTTAGAAACTAAACTCACGTTTCATAAGCAAAAATAGAAACCTTGTGCTCACGCAAGATGAAAGAAATTAATGGTATTCCGtgttagatttatttttttgctttctACGTTAACATGAGTGGCCTAAGCACGTAATTAATTGTTCTGTTAATATTTGTGAATTAATAAAAGAATCACAAATATCTTTGTGAATTATCTGTTTTGCAAGAGCCATAGTGTtcggttttatatttatatttttcagAGTAGCTTAATTTCCACAGTGCTTTGATGCTCTTGTTGATGGTGAGGAACTCCTCGAGGGAGATCCATTGTGAGCTTTTCCTTCAACTTGAAGATGGAAGCTGAACGGTCGAGGCTTCTTCTGAGTTTGGGATGGATGGTCCAACCGTTCAATAGCAAACCCAAAGTGTGGCTACTATGATCATTTCATTGATTAGGCCTAAACGCGTTTCAAGCTGTCAGTTGTCCATTATAATACCCTTAAACTACCGTTGGTCTTATCTTGCGTGTGCGATCATAAATAGTCCCAGTATGACAATAGGAGGCTCTTCTGAAGGGCTAACATAGTCTGTTCATTTAAATGAGCTATGCTATGTAGCCAATGTCTTCCGTGTAGCCCAGGACACATAGGTCCACTTCATGGGCCTAGGTCAATGGCtattgattgtttttttaaaacagaCATATAATCAGGAAATGTGAGATTTTATTTCGATCACTCGACAACTTTTTAGTATTATTTATAATTTGTCTTTTTCCTTATAGCTCATTTTAGCCCCATTCCCATTGTTAAAAATATGCTAATTAAACATTAACAAAGAGCAGTGAGGAACAATGGCGTTAAACTTGATTTTTGTTCAACGTCCAACTCAAACATCTCGTTCTCCAAAACCCAAGGCGTCCTGCTTCAAATGTGGAAACCATTTGAAACTTTATATTAAGCGGAAGATTCCGGAAAACACCTTCGAATAACTCGGAGATTAACACTTATTAAAACTAATAAACACTTATTACAACTATCATAGATAAGTGATAGTTCATTTTCGGCCAAGGTATTGAAACCATTtgagtttattattattgtgtggaTTAACGAATAGTTCTTATTATAACCTGATAATGGCTGTTGTCTTTCTATCGAACGAATTTTCAAGTAGGCCTCGGAAAATACGATGGAATAAAAtgtggaaatatatatattttaaggttATAATTTATAGTCCACTTAGGCCTTCTAACGTGATATTGTTACGGCACGATTTGGAACGTTAACATGAACAAATAGGCCTAATATAGGTATCGGCCTGTGCAATGATGTGTTAACAATGAACAACAGGCATGAATATTGCGGCCGAATCAAACTCTTAACTTTGTCAGGCCTGCTACGTAATAACATGTTTTTCTCCATAGTCCTCCTAAACTAAACCAAAGCAGCAGATACTAGACGTACCTGATGAAGGACGATCTGAATATCGGGTACAATAAACCCAGGCGGGCCACAGCATGGGTTTGGACGAGGACACGGAGCCGGCCTGGGAGCTGCTGTCGGAGTCCGAGCTGGGGCTGTGGTCTTCGCGGTCTCCCGGGGCGTCCCGGGGCGCGCAGTCCGAGCTGGGGCTGTGGTCTGGGCTGTGGTCCCCACTGTCCCCCGGGGCCAGGTCCAGAGGCGCGCCGACCGCTCTCTGGTCGCCTTTGTCGGGGCACGAGTTCCCCGAACATTGTCTCCCATCCTTACTCCCTCGGTCAGGTTGCTGTAGGGTGCCACTTTTCGACCCCTTTCCACTGAGATGTTCCTGTCTTAGTACTCCAATTCTATTTCCCTCTGTGTTGAAAGTCCAACATTTCCTTCTACGTCCAAATTCGGGTCTCAATATGTTGTCTATGTAGAAGTTGGTGATCGTGAAGGGCGGCTGGTGGCCAGGTGCCTGGCGGAGAGGCCGTAGGTCTCCGTCTGACTCCTCTTCACACTCTTCATTGCGCTCTAGGTTGCGAACATCATTTTCTTCCATAGCTGTTCAGACTCTTAATAAAGGTTCGCTTTCCCCACCTTTCAGATTACTTCTCCAAAGTTGTTAATCCAATGATGCTGCCCTTCTGTTGATTTAGGCTTTGTCTTTATTCACACGTTGTCATAAAACGAATAAAACGAAATGGTTCATTCATGCTTTCTAAAGATACAAAATCATTTTTAAATGAAACCCATCAACGCGGTGTGGATCTTAAGTATAAAACAAAAGTCTCAGCGCTTCATCGAATCCAAAGCTGCTGCTTGGAGCTGAGCTCTTAAACTACCATGGATAAAGAAGCGCTCAAAGATTTTTACTATGGAATTTCGTTCTCATTTCTGATAGGCTCAAAGGTTTCTCTATGACGTCGTACTACGGTCTTTAAGACACGTGCCTTTGACCAATAGCCGTTGCTGATAGTGGCTCGTGACGCCGCTGGAGCGCATCCAGGAAGTGATTATATAGGATGAAAATCACAAAACCTCTTGATTCCGTCATGATGCCAACAAAATATATAACTCACTTACTATATAAacatgtttatatatgtgtagttatatatctaaatatttaTATAGTGATTTTTTTTCTCGGTTTTATTTCCCTTAATATCCACTCTTGAATGTGGGTAATAATATCTAGGCCTACTTATCGTTGTCGGCCTTAAATAGTAGGCTAATTAAGGTCAAACTGACCTGACCCCCGGTGGATCTAACTGAAGAGGACCCGGGTTCAGCAACTGGTCTCTCCGATTATTAAAACCTTAAACTTTTATTCAATGGCATATCAAATGAATTTGGACTTCATTTTTCAATTTTCTCGCAAATAGTTTTGTCATTGTTTTCTAATAGGCCTTCACTGTTTTTTAATACGCGAATTTAAATAGGCCTAATTTATAACTTTTGGTATATGAAACTATATTGTCGCCATATTTGTAGATTTCATCAGCAGACACAATTTGATTCAACAAGCATAGGCCCACACAACAAGCAGCATCGTCTAAATACTCTGCATGTCAATTATAAAATAATGACAATTAACGCTTTCAATAATAAAATTTAGTTTTGGTttttaacaaatatattatGTTGCAGGCCCAATGCAACTTAATGTTATGTTGTTATTTCCCAAACCATAATATTATGCACTCTGAAGCACAGTCCTATAGACCGTCTATTCGTCATTTCAATCAAAATGAAAGGCATGTAGTAGTGCTAATTGATTCATTGCCatactgttttattttttatccagCCCTGCCCTTTGAATTATGTACACGCTGTATAGTGTTATATTACCATTATATTGAAGAGTAGACTATTGTCAAATTGTTAGAAGCCGAGTCATGTATCTGGACCCGGGGCCAAAGTGAAGGTGATTCTCCTCCAGGCTGAATTCTGACCGGGCGGAGACGGGATTGGGTCTCTTTAGCTATTCCAAATGGACCCTCTCTAAATCGGAGGCTTGAAATCGGAGCGACAGGCTGCAGTAGTTCTGGTTCTGAGCAGCTGTCACTAATGTTTTGCCAGTTTGCTCCGAAATGATGCTAAACGAAATAGAGGGCGACTGAACAAAATGAGCCCCACTAATTGTTGGCCTGATACTGTCTGGGTGAATTCATTTAAATAGGACACTTTCACGATAGCGGTCAAGGACATCAGTGTATTTAACAGCCTTGTTCTAAGTCTCAATGTGGGACTATTGCCTCCGATGATAGGCTGAATAAAACAGCCTCTTCCTCGTTAGCTTTTTTACACCTTGACCTTTTTTATCAGCCAAATGTTTTCAAGTATCCTTTCCTTCCGAGCGGGATTGACAATCCAAGTCTCCGGAGGGCGTCTTGGTTCACAGATGTTTGCCAATGAATGGCGCATAGCAGCCTGGAGACGGTGTGGGGGTCACCGGGGCCCTCCAGCTTCCGGAGGGCCCCTGGAGAAGAAAGAGCGAAGGGGCCGAACCGTGAGGGGTCCAGTGCACGGAGCTGGAGGTTAGAGGAcacatcctcttcctctgccattGTGGACACTTTGGACAACTGGAATATTTACTGCCTTTGGGGGAAGTGACAACGAATTCTGTTGAAATTAAGAATATTTAATCACGACCAGAAATCAgttgcctttttattttttcaataagGAAAAATAATCGACACTAAATAGTAAAATTTCTGTGTTCCTAAATTGGGAAATTTCCAATTGTAACCAATAATCcagattttatttattaaaattagggctaaatgttaaaaaataaatccaagATCGTCGTATTATCCCCGTGATTTTCTATTCGTATTATGTTCTGTGACCAAATATTTTTCCTTTTATCGTGATAAGACCACGATCAAAGGAACTTTTGGAATCCGCTTCTTCTCCGATATCTCTGTCGTTGATATGAGTGTAAAGCCACGCTGACGCTCACTGGAGAACtgtcctgtctgcctgtcctgcTCTTTGTTAACTGGATAAATGTTAAATAACTGATTACTGTATTGCTCTTTGTTAACTGGATAACTTTTATATAACTGTATACTGTCCTGCTCTTTGTTGCTTTGCGCCTTTACGCATGGACGCATATTGGCGCCAAAGAAAACATTGAGTCTTTGTTTGCAGACTGGTATAGAGTTTGTGGGTTCTTATGGGCCATGATGATCAGCTTCGAGACAACatatgttaaagaaaagaaagaaacggGACTTAATCAACCAACTAAACAGTTGAACACTCTCCTGTGTTATCAGGTCAGTTTAAATTAGTTAACTATGTTTAAAATGTAACAAATGTCGTCTGCCTTCTCTCCCTTCTATCCATTACCTCACATTAGTCAGTATTCTTACCAGCATCTCTGTCCCAATAACACAAAGGGATTCATTTATCCAAACCGAAATAGTTTAATGTGCCCTAATTAATTGCAAtttccttctccatctcccAATCTCTCTTAATTGTATCTTTCTGATTGAATATGGATGTAAGTATTACCATCAAACCCCAAGGGAAAAGTTTTCGCTTATACAGTTTGAAATAATTTTTTTCCACACTATAGAGAATAGAGGTCATTATATTTCCCCTGATAAACCCTTTAATGTAGACTATTTTGCACTTGACACTTTAAGACTTTAGTCTTCACACCAGCCAATTTCAAACCCATTATTCTTAATACACAATCGCTGTGGTACAGAGATGTTGAATACCAACAATATAGAACACAGTGATTAAGTAGTCAATTTGTTTACACATTtaagaagccccccccccctccattttgCATGTCCCTGATAGTTACATTACAATAAAGAGCTGAAATCATGCAAAACTATCGCCCTGTGTGTACCAACCGCATCAATACAGCTGATCCCAAACATCCCAAGGCCAGCTCCTATAGCTTTTTGGACTACTGTCAATCAGAATTCAACAGTTAATCTCCAACCAGTTATCCCTTCTGTTGAAAATACCGCTCTGTAAGTTCTTTGCTGCCAGTGTCCTTGATACACATGGTATGCTCATACAATACAGAGCTGCACTAAGTTTACTTTCATGTCTTCTAAGATTCTGACTTCCTTGAAGTATTTTAAAggggaaaataaatgtaatcagCAAACAGAATTCAAATTTGTAGGCCCTAATATAGATCCATAAAATATACAATTGTGTCTATGAATGTTGGCAGATTAAAGACAATTTCTTATGCAGCTAGTATATATAGCTTTAGTGTTAAGTATTATTAAGTTATCATTTGAATGTGCAAAAAATCAATTCAATAACTAAAACATTGAAAATGTGCATAAAGGCATGTTAAGTATTTCTTTGACAAAATCATAAATATTGCCTTGTAAGTAGTTTTACCCTTTGCAACAGCTTTAACCTTTTAATCATCTAGATTCCCTTCAGGAGTTTATGGTAATGAAGGGACACTATTAAAGTAaatgaatcagaatcagaatcacttttattacatcttattgtacagtacacaagagtaaaaatcttaggcttggttcctcaacattcaCATTGCAGCAACAGtaaaagttaaaataaataagaataagaaaccatatgaaaaggaacgaagtaaaaaaaataaatatatatataaaattagtgtaaaaataaataagcaagtagcagcatcaataatacaaaaaag is a window of Gadus macrocephalus chromosome 8, ASM3116895v1 DNA encoding:
- the LOC132463535 gene encoding homeobox protein engrailed-1-B-like produces the protein MEENDVRNLERNEECEEESDGDLRPLRQAPGHQPPFTITNFYIDNILRPEFGRRRKCWTFNTEGNRIGVLRQEHLSGKGSKSGTLQQPDRGSKDGRQCSGNSCPDKGDQRAVGAPLDLAPGDSGDHSPDHSPSSDCAPRDAPGDREDHSPSSDSDSSSQAGSVSSSKPMLWPAWVYCTRYSDRPSSGPRSRKPKNTATPSKDDKRPRTAFTAEQLQRLKTEFQTNRYLTEQRRQSLAGELGLNESQIKIWFQNKRAKIKKASGNKNSLGAQLMAQGLYNHASASREDKSDSD